The genomic window ACATTTAGTCCATAAATGTAATTAGAATAATTCAAAACTATAGGGATGTTACCAATTAAATAAAACCCAGTATAAACAAAATTCATTTTGCACCACTGAAGTGGcacagaagctgcatctgaaatgCTTTAGGTTtaattttaaggtgtccttacactaaattaaacatttaagtaGCCTGAGTAATATTGGGTTAGGATTAGAGCGTGGTTTAGGGTTtcttgcatgtaattatgcataatttatccTAATTACTGTAATAAGGACATAGGCCTACCGTAAAATGAAGTGTTACAATgctttttatttacattatttaatgcaacagtttgttttaatgcatttacacaTGCTCTCATAATACTCATCAATCAATCAGACCTCAAATGTACTGCCAAAAATGCTAACTTTTTCTAAGGGGAGAATCTTTACCCTACAaattttttgtaaagtgttgccaGCATAAATTACAACCCCGACTCTAATATACATGGGTCTGCTTTCATATTCAGAAGAAAGGAAAGAAGAGTAAAAAGAAATTTCAAATGTGATGCTATAAGAAAGACTTTGAACCCATAATAAGTAACCAAGATAATGgtagtttatattttaatagtttttattgtttaaattgctccatataaacacaatcagatcaaatattcattcattaaaagcaaatctcaaaatataTGATTTCTACTTTGAAATTAGTAGATCCATTTTGATACAAAGTCAGCAGACGATTTAGATAAAAACAGTACTTGTTTCTTAATGTAGCGTTTTTATATGACTAACATTAGCCGCTTTCCCGCCGTCAGGCCAAACTGTCCTCATTGCTTAACCGTGCCAATCCGGCCCAGCCATACGGCTTCATTTTCCACTCTGGGGCTGATAACGGAGCTCTTTGTGATGTAATACAAATGAGTCGGTCGCTGCCTTAAACAAGAGTTTACAGATGATATGAGCTGTAAATAGCATCCTCGTTATGGAGGATGATCAAATATTTACAGAGAAACTGGCagccaggcaacagacaagtgaccaaACCTGAGTGGCAATGTCACCACACGTATTCTACCAGCACAGTTAGCCAACAGTACTAAGAATTCTGGGccgaaaaatgttttttattcgTGCCATGCCATACCAGGCTCAAGTGGAAATATAACTGGAACTGTTCTTCAGCCCAatggtggaaaagcggctattgGCTCTATGCTGTATTGCTAGAAGTGTCTGCTACAGTAAATGAATACATGTGaatgtaatgtaaaatgtaaataaacatgcaaatgaaaACAATCTCAAataccgaaaaaaaaaaaaagaaatgatgaAAACATTGTTAAATGTCATGACAAATCTAAAATTCCCCTTgtgtaaataatgaaaaataccATTAATCTAAAAGACATCTTAAACTCCCAAGAAAATTGATCAGTGCTAGTAAAAGTGAAAGAAGATGTCAATCTACATTCTGTATCCCAAACCCATACTGAAATCCTCTTGAATAGAAAATCATACTTAAATTGTACATACTAAGCATAGTAATCACAACTAACTGTATAGCTAAGATGAGATGTAGCTGTAAGAAACAGAGGAGGTGTAGTCGACACTGCCTCTGCGTGATCCACTTCTTGAGCCAGTGCGAGATCCTGCCCTGGACCCTGTGCGAGAGCTTGGTCCTGACAACACATTGTAGGGGCTGCTTATGCCTTTAGTAGACATAGAAGTAGCCTGGTAGAATCTTCATGCCATTGTTCTCCTCCACCATGCAGTTATCCATGGCCTCTTTGTATGAGATCTTAAGTTTGGTTTTAGGGCAGGTAAGGTTCTTAATGTAGTTCCTTGTATCCTGCAGCTTTTGCGCCCCTTTGCCATCAAGCCATCCTCGTCGGATGGACTCCTCAATGCTGACCCGGCGGCCGGTTTCTGGATCTACAAGTCCACCTGTCAGGTACTGGAACTCCAGAAACCTCTGCCCTGCCTCATAAGGCAACCATTTTTCCTTCATGGCCTCGGCAGCAGAAAGTCTCCTCTTGGTCTTCACATCCTCAAAACCTGCATAAGCCTTCTGTGCTGGTTTTAGCTTGGCAGCCATGTCTTCATCAATAATGCTTTGTTGGACAGCATCATTCAGAGAGAGTCTCTGGCCAGTAGAAGGATTGACAATTCCTCCAGTGCAAACCTGGGCTTCCAAGAGCCGCTGAGCGGTGATGTTGTCCACTATTCCACGTCGCTGTGCCTCAGGGATGGTTATCTTCTCTAGGGTCTCTGTATCAAAAATCGCTCCCACTGGGCTCtggtcatcaaaaatatcagttGGAGGGGAGAGTGTAATGGATACACTGGCAAATCGTTTGCGGACAGTTGGAGATGATGGCGCGATCTGCGTGGGACTACTGCAAGTAGCAACATCCTCAGGACTGCTGGAGCAGATGGCAAGCTCCGAACTATTGCTTTTACTTGTGATCATAGCTGCAAACTCAGTGAGTGTCATGGTCCCTGCACGGTACTTGTCAAAGGTTTGTTTATCTATGATTCCCCTATTTAGGCACTCTTGAATGTCATACTGCATTCCAGTTTTGCGATCAACAACAAGCAAACGCTTGTTTCCATCAGATGTTTCGATAGTGATCTCCTCCCACTCACACTCTTGTTCAGAAAGCTCCAGAAAAGTGTCATAGTCGATTAATTCTCGATGGAACGCTTCCCGAACGGTCATCTCTTTGCCAGTGTCAGGGTCAACAATCACCACTCTCCTCTTGCGCAGTGTGTTCTTTTGAGATGTTGTCTGCTTTGGCTTCTGCTTGTCCTTCAAAGGCAAAAGGATAAGCCCAGTCTTAGGATCTGTGATGCATCTCTTTTTCAAATCCAGATATGTGAGGTTTTCATGGGTGTTGGGGTCAAAGAAGCCTTTGGTGTCGTCACCCTCATACGAcaaaatatcattcatttcacGGTCAAAGTAGCCTTTCCTGTATGCCACTTCCACATCAATTCGATGACTCCCTTTAGGATCTATGATACCGCCACTAGCTATCTGAGCTTCCAGGAGTCTAATTCCATGACCTTTCTCTATGATTTCTTTCTCAATAGCTTGAAAGAGTGAGATGATATTTCCCGTTGCAGGATCTTTGTATCCTGTCACAGCCTTCTCAGCAGACAGTAGCTTGTCTTTAAACTCCTTTCCCACAAGAGCTCTCCTCCACGCTTCTTCAACCGTCATGCAGACATTGTTGACTGGATCAATTATGAAACCAGAGGCAGCCTGGGCCTCCAGGAGCTCCAGTGTGGTTCCCCGTCGAATTAGACCTTCTTTCATGGCCTGATAAAAGGGCATGACCCTATCCTTGGCCTCATCATAGATACCAGCGATGCAATCAGAGCCACCCAGGTAAGATCTGAGTCTGTGCTCGATATCTTTGCCCGTTAGTTTTCCTTGGTTTATTTTATCCAAATCTGTTTGATCAAGCAAGTTGGAATCTACTAGCTCAGTAAGTGAGACCTCACCACGCAGACCTTGCACTGTGATATTCTGGACAGTACCCTCAGATTTGGAAACCCCATCAGTCTGAGTATGCTTGCAGGATGCAACTGGACGCTGTTGCAACCTCCTCAGTTCCATTTCCAAAGACTCCTTCCTCCGAGAGAGCTCTGAGATTTCCTTTTCTGAGCTGTGAAGACGATTCTTGTAGCGTTCTTCTACACTCCTCAGCTCAGCTGTCAATCTTTGGATCTCACTCAGGAAGGAGGCTCTGTCTCTCTCAACTTTGTCTCTATCTACTTCACTCTGTCTGATCTGCCCCTCTTTCAAATCATATTGGCTTTTCCAGTACTTGAAATCCTTGGTAATTCTATCAACTTCATCCTGGAGACGTTGCTTCTGTTTCGTCTCAGATTCCAAGGAGAGTTTGATGCGCCTGAGTTCCTCTTCATACCGCTGCTGCTTTTCTTTGTCTTGTTGTGACAGCTTCAGTTTGATTAAAAGACTATCTCTTTCTTGCACAATCTCTTTGTAGTTGGCATCAGATCGCTGGATCATCATGGATGTCTGGAAACATAGAAAGAGAAATAATTTTGATTATAATTAGAGGATTTAACAAAGGAAAGATTTATGCATCACACAATTTCAAAATGATTGATGAAAATGGTTAGAATAAAGCAACAaaaattaggattttttttaaaccagagaaaatatgaaaaaaagatTGCAACCATGCAGTGTTATGCAGAAAATGTGCTTTCAAAGGTCATTATGCAGCAAAGCGTTACCCAGCAAAgccatttttatattaaaatggtcatgaatttttttattcaactgatttggaaaaaaaaaatcagttgtgTCGCTCAGAATAAAATACCTCCGTGAACTGCTTTTGGATTTGGGCAATTTCCACCCTTAAACTTTCCCTCTCTTTAGTCAGTTCATTGATTAGTTCCTGCAGTTCCAGTGCTCTGTTATTGCTGGTTTGTAACTGGAACTGAATGGCAGACAATCGGGAAGCACTTTCACTCTCTATGGTGCTCAGGCTTCTTTTCGCATCATCTCGCTCTAGTCGCATACTCCTTAGTTCCTCTTCTAGCCGCAGACGCTCTTTGGTAAGATTCTGAGTAAGGTTCTGCAGCTTCTCAATCTCGCTGGTGCTCTCATTTAGCGCTCGAGTCTTGTCCTCTATTGTCTTGTAGAGGGAATCGTTTCGTTGATTGGCCTCACGGACAAGGGCCTGTTCCCGTAGAAGCTGCTGTTGCAAAGCCTTCAATTCTGCATTCACTCTGGTCAGATTCTCTACGGTAACGTTGTACTCCTTCTGGATTCTCTGCAACTCATCCTTAGAGCTGCGAAGCTCCTGCTCATACCTGCGTCCAGAAGCACTTTCCTTCTCTTGATGGACCCGTAGTGTGCTGATGGTAGTGGTGTATTCCCGGCACGTCTGGTTCACCTTCTCCAGCTCCGTTTCCATTCGTTTTCTCCTCGTGAGCTCATCCTGACTATTCCTCTTCTCTTTCTCCAGTTCAGCCTGCAACTCGTTCACTTTGGACTGCAGTTCACTGATGCGACTCTGCAGTCTGGCGGCATTCTGTTCCAACTTGCTCTTATCGTTTTTCTGcatctctatctctctctttaCAACGAGTAGCTCTTGCTCCGAGATCTTCAACTTGTTAATGACCTCTGTGCTTGAAGTTTGCTTAGCCAGTATCTCAGCCTGAGACTGCCTGAGACTTTGATTCTCAACCTCCACGGCTTTCCTACGCCTGGTCTCGTCTTGTAGATTCTGGGTCAACAAGGTAATCTCACGGGCCTTTTCCTGAGCAACTCTGTTGGCATCTGCCAGTTCCACCCTGTGTCTTGTTTCAATCTCTTCCTTCTGACGTGTTATGAGATGAATCTGTGTCTCCAGTTCCCTCTTGCACCTGCTTCCCTCGCTCGCTGAAGACCTCTGCTGAAGTGCGTCCTCTTCTGCTTTCCTCCGTGCTGCTTCTGAGTGGGAGAAAGAAAGCTGCACCTTTCTTAGTTCCTCTTCCAGGTCTCTTTTCTCAGAGGTTAACCTATCCATTTGAAGTCTTAGAGTTGTTGATTCCTCCTCCTTCTGCTGTGTTGTCTTGAGCACAGTGGTCTTGGTGATGTGGATCTCAGATTCATACATTTGCTTTAGGCTATTAATTTCCTGGTTCAACTGCGTTCTTACCTTTGAGGTCTCAGCTTCTGCTGCACTGCGCCGGGAGGCCTCATCGTCCAGCTGTAATTTCAGCCGTTCAATCTCTCGTTCCTTTTCTTTGATGGCCCTTTCAAATTGGCTTTTGGACATACTGAGCTCGTCCAGTTCTTTCTGTCTCTTGCGGATAGCAAGCTCATACTCCTCCTGCTGGTTGGTGTATCGCTCCTCAGCCAGCCTCCGCTTGCGTTTCTCCTCCTCAATGAGAAACGTGAGGCGGGACATCTCGTCTTGTAAGCTCTTCAGCTGATTATGGGTGCTGTCCAGGCTTTCCTGAGCACTACTGCACTGCCTAGCCTGGGTTCTCTTCACCTCCTCCATAGATATAAGCTGCTCTTTAGACTGGGTCAGCTCCAGCCGATAGCGAGTCAGACTGTCCTCCAGTGACTTGTTCTTAATGGTTTGGTCTTGGAGGTTGTCCTTGTGGCGTCTCAGTTCCTCCTCCAAAAGCTCAATTTTAGTGTTCCGCATCTAATTCAAAAGAAAAGTCCACAGTGAGTAGTAGTAgtaaaccaaaataaataaaatgcatcttAAACAAGTGAACGCAATTTAACCCTGCCAAATATTTCTCACTTTTAAGAAAGCGTTATGAGGATTGTACTTCCTTTTTGTTTCCTATTAGTACTACACTTAACTGCCTTAACCTTATACCTGCTAATTTAATCATATGTAGTGTAATATTtatatctgtatttttttttacttcaattaattaatgtttttaatagtttaagttttagttaatgataataaccctgCTTATAAAAGcactataataatataaattattcatttatatttaatttggcAATGGCATCTAATGAACTCCATGCTGTCGCGACACCCTTATTTGGATTTTCATTTGGAAAGATATATTCACTACATTTACCTTTAACTCCTCCATGTTTTTTAGCATTTCTCCAAGGAATTTGTAGTAGTCACTTGAACGCGTCAAGAGCTCTATGTAGTGTGACTGCAACTCCGTTGCCTTTAGTGAAGGTAGAAAAGATATGTTGAGTACtcataaattcaaaataaagtaaatcagGTGAACtgtaattttaaagtgatagttcacccaaaaatgacaattctgtcatcatttactcgtaCTTTGGAAGTCGATGGGGTCCATCCACTGTTTgcttacccatattcttcaaaatatcaaaatatcttcagcAGATGAAAgcaattcatacaggtttggaacaacttgacggtgagtaaatgataacataattgtaatttttgtgtgaactatctctttagtTCACAATGTTTAGTGCTACATGTGAAAGGTTTTGTTACCTCCTGCCTCAGTTCAGTGGCTGGAGACTGCAGCATAGTCTTCTTAAAGGGAATGTTGAGCAGCGTCTCCAAACCTGCACTGTAGGACGCCAGCTGGAGCTCATAGTCCTGCAAAAAACAGTGATATAAGAACTCAGATTTTGTACCGTTTGTATATACTTTttgtaataattaaaacaagAGTCTCACCTTTATGGAGGCAGCACAGGTGTCTGCGTCTTTGACCACATCATccactttttctttctttccttttatCTCAGAATACAGCACCTGTTggttgacaaaatatttttctcaatataacatattttatccaaaccacacagcaaaatccccagagttaatcAACTCTGTGCAGAGTACATATgttccctctctaaatagtgttaaattaacactgaagcagagttaaagttaatgagataattaagcgatTAATTCAGTGATGATTGAGTATtattgatgaacacctgctgttaacaagcagaatcactaaagaaaagagaaacacacaaaaaaaaacaactgactttaactctgcttcattgttattttaacaatatttagagagggaccatatgtactctaagcagagttgatttaactccgGGGACTTTGCTgtgcagggttattatagttaactgaaGATCataaaatgatgacagaaaaggactcatcatttttttgtgaaacgGACACTGTGGCTGTGTTTGTTGTTATGTGCTAGAAACATTGATGTGCACTGATGAGTTAATATCTGATGAATATCTTTGGTTTTACATGAAAGCATCTTGTCAACTATTTGTCTGATTCAAGTTTGAAATCTATATGTCAGACTATATGTATTTAAGCtggaaattttgattttgaaacaGATCTAAGGACATTTGACCAAACGTGGGTATTTAGGAAGTGTATTGGACTGACTTTTTGTTGGTTCAGGTGGTCCATTAAATTATCCACGCTGTTGAACTTAGTAATCTGGAGGGCATCTTGCCGCTGACGTGTTTCCTGAATCCATCTGTTTAGCATGGAGCTTGTTTGCTTGTAGTGATTCAGCTGTTTCTCTTGTTTTTCCAGATCCCATACCCTGATAAACAAACAAGGAATGGAATAAAACTATATTATGGTGGTGGTGCTTTCTACATTTCTACAACATTTGTCGCTGTGTATCCCAGAAGTGCAACCAGCACCATATCTCTCCACACCTGCTATCAATCTGAGTCACAATCCTGCGCCAGCGGTCAGTCATCTGTCCGACGAGCTCTGTGTATCTGGACAGATCAACATCACACTGATGGAAAGATTTGTCTATTTGACTGTTCCAGTGTACAGCCTTGGACAGCTCCGACTCCATAGCCTTCAAAACACCCTTCTTCTGCTCCAGTTCTGCTTTCATGAGCTGCATGGCACATTCAAATAGACATATAAATGAGACATGCTCTATGATTTTGAGTCTGGACTGAGTGATTCATGTTTTTACACGTTATAACAATACAAGTCAACATtattatgactaaaagtttgcttaGAAGTATTTCCTGCTAAAGCAAGGTGCTATTTGACTCTGGTTAAGCGTATCCATAGCAGAATGGGAGTGGCCTTGGATTGTAATAAGCCCAGTGCATTATAGGTGTTGAAGTTCTCCTACCTATTTGGCTAAATAGGTATTTTTCCCTGTTTTCTCTAGTCAGGTAGCACCAATTTCTGAATCTGGAGACgccatttaaattattattctaTAGGAAGAAAAAAGTGCATAAAATTTACCTTCAGAGTCGTGCGGTAATTTTCCACTTCATTCAGATCAAGAGAACTCGTCTCTTTTTCTGTAAGACGAGCCTCATGGACTTTAATGATGTCCTCAGCCTGCAGGAGGCTCTGGAGCAGAGCTTGAAGAGCAGTGAGCCTGGAAACACAGACAAACACCTATGAAACTCTACTCATTACTTCTCAGACTAATACTTTCTACTATCATGCACAGAAATAACTATAAGTCTGCCATTCATAGGTTCATTTCCCCATAAAAGTGTCTCTCTAAGCCCCTCCTTTCCaagagcctgctctgctctgattggtcagatggtccagtctgttgtgattggtctactctgctttGATTGATAAGATGGTCgtgtctgttgtgattggtctactctactctgattggtcagatggcccagtttGAACAGCATCAATGGCGTTGGTTTTACCGCATCAATCTGATCCTTTAAAAGTGCATCAAATTGGATTTGTTTGTGCAGCAGAAAACAGTGTCTTCTCAACataaacaacacaaaccaaacccTTAAAAGTCTTTGAGGGTGGGTTAAAGTAGATGTTGCTcagggcagccaatgaagaccataggctgccattatGTAAATGTCTTAAAAAGACCTACCCAAGTTCAAgcaggaagtaagactggaattactgactcATTTCAGGCAATTCAGAATAGCTTCTTTCTTTTAGAAGACAAAaacttcattcatctttgatcTCTGAAACTTTGAAGACCTTTTGTGTTCGTTGTGACGTGTTCGTTCCCCGAcaaaaactcaagactacaatagAGGCATTTGAAGGAGTTCAGTAACAGTGCGCACTAATATAGAGAATAACATCCTTTGGAGGGACTTTGCAGAGCCTTTTCatactcaaacagcaacattacacactaaagaaagatgaacatggaaaaaagcataataggtcctctttaaatgtTCTTGCCTCTGGATATATGCGGTTGATAAGCCTTGCAGACTGCCCAGTTTCTGGTTGATGATGTCCAGTTCGCTGCGCAGGTACTTGGTCTGCTCTGGGTTAGTGCTTCCATCCAGTTCTCTTAAAATCTTCTCCCTCAGGTGCAGGTACTCGTCCCGGATGGAGTCCAGATCACGATGTACACCCTGATAAAACAGACCGGAAACAGACCATTATGCAAATGTACTTTTAATAGTGGCTGATAATTGGCTTGGACAATATATTAGTCCATCACTGGTTGTTCCAGCAGAGTATGCCACTGACAGTGATTGTACCTGCAGCAGCACAAGTCTTTGGGAGCACTGCTGTACACCGTTCTCCTTCAGAGACACGTGGAGATGCTGAATCAAGCCTGACTCCGCTGCCTCTAGTCTGCGTCTGAGAGCGCTCAGGTCTGTCATGAGATTGACATTCAGCCCCGAGATGACCGTTGTCTTTCCAGGCGTCACCACCTTCTTCCCATCTGTCTCCACCATCACTTCAGTTGTTTTCATTCCACTCACCCCTGAAAGACAAACTCCTTTGTAAAGCAACAGTAATGGAATGAAGTTGTCCTaaatcagggatgggcaacttcagtcctgtATAATAATTAGAGCATGTGACTGGATTTGTAGAACATGTGAGTGTCTTTGGTCTTACTATAGCTGGGCAGTTGGATCACCAGCTGGTCATAATGGGATTGTGCTCCTGCGTATTGCATCTCCATCTTTCTCTTGTCTTCATCGCCAAACATCTCAGAGCCAAGACTGTTACGCATAAACTCCTGGTAGTGAATCTCCAGGCTCTTAATAATGTTGCGATACTCCTCAGGACGCATTTTTGAGAGCTAGAAGAGACAAATGATTGAAacattgttgaaatataattcCATATGAAACCAAAGATCAAGTCAAAGTGGCTTTACACACCGCAAAAGAaagatttttatcatttttgtcttgttttccagtaaaaatatctaaagCAAGATAGATTTACTAAAGAGGCTAAAAGAAacttaagtcttgttttctaaaaaaaatctaaataaagtGAGTTTTTAGCTAAAAGAAGAATAAATATCCGCCAATGGGATCAGAAAATGaatcttgttttccctttgaatgAAGTTTATtaaccccattggcagatatttgttcttgttgcCAGCATGTTTCTACCATGAATTAACAGATTGCTAGCATCCCAGCCCAAATTGTATAATAATagtcatgtttatttaatgaattgcattatttaataatgtttttatcattattattatttttttaattggagCAGCAAGCATCTAAAATTATCTGGAGGGCAATAAGCTCTGATGCTGCAGCATCTCATACCATAGAGAGCGTGAGGGAGTTGATGTGCTGAATGTCCTTCATGCAGTACTGCCAGGAAATCAGACTCTTGATGTTGATGTACAGCTGACTCCAGATGGACATGATGGCTTCGTAGTACTGCTCGTTCCTGTCAGGCAATCAAAGAATCAATGCATTTCTGTACACTGTCAGATGCTCTGTGAtcagtgtgcatgtgtgttttttgtCGTACTTTTGCGCCAGACTGATGCTCAGAGGGTTTGGCGGTGGGATGATCAGACACACGGATGGGATCAGCATTTCCAGTCCTCCAGGTCCAGTGACATGCCACTTGCTGCGCTGA from Megalobrama amblycephala isolate DHTTF-2021 linkage group LG17, ASM1881202v1, whole genome shotgun sequence includes these protein-coding regions:
- the dspa gene encoding LOW QUALITY PROTEIN: desmoplakin (The sequence of the model RefSeq protein was modified relative to this genomic sequence to represent the inferred CDS: deleted 1 base in 1 codon), producing MSLTGSQTRLHQIGRRSTSRPDLTAAGFSLPRSDGAQLFMSGNGYHSDFNDGYVQTTTHTFSKNSLGGGGGGGMQGMTSMSVQKRAQFLYQECFSYLKRAQNLLENMAPAAEVDKNMMAAAEAMEQMRTCAVELRNAGLSNENIVRNLEECAAIHTEIRNSITGTTLRRTGTVSGWEDPTKSFQEAMQWINQKKRLIETSPFGEDAETISQQIMNHNKFHSSIQRSLEVDRARDELMQSREKAGLHALDQEWDTLQKMSHLRAAQLRDLQGIIEEISRAIMWVNDREEEELVFDWGDKNINNYIPRKQESYSKLMSDLEEKEKELNKLKVKVDNLLKNQHPASDKIDAYMDTLQTQWSWLLQITKCIDVHLKENAAYSQFFKEANETYTRLQKDHELIRKKFICDKNTPLENLTEMLKNLEKEKERMIDSKRQVQTLVSKSKNIVCLKPRNPEEKSSSPVIVKALCDFKQDQRGIMKGNEGILKDNTQRSKWHVTGPGGLEMLIPSVCLIIPPPNPLSISLAQKNEQYYEAIMSIWSQLYINIKSLISWQYCMKDIQHINSLTLSMLSKMRPEEYRNIIKSLEIHYQEFMRNSLGSEMFGDEDKRKMEMQYAGAQSHYDQLVIQLPSYRVSGMKTTEVMVETDGKKVVTPGKTTVISGLNVNLMTDLSALRRRLEAAESGLIQHLHVSLKENGVQQCSQRLVLLQGVHRDLDSIRDEYLHLREKILRELDGSTNPEQTKYLRSELDIINQKLGSLQGLSTAYIQRLTALQALLQSLLQAEDIIKVHEARLTEKETSSLDLNEVENYRTTLKLMKAELEQKKGVLKAMESELSKAVHWNSQIDKSFHQCDVDLSRYTELVGQMTDRWRRIVTQIDSRVWDLEKQEKQLNHYKQTSSMLNRWIQETRQRQDALQITKFNSVDNLMDHLNQQKVLYSEIKGKKEKVDDVVKDADTCAASIKDYELQLASYSAGLETLLNIPFKKTMLQSPATELRQEATELQSHYIELLTRSSDYYKFLGEMLKNMEELKMRNTKIELLEEELRRHKDNLQDQTIKNKSLEDSLTRYRLELTQSKEQLISMEEVKRTQARQCSSAQESLDSTHNQLKSLQDEMSRLTFLIEEEKRKRRLAEERYTNQQEEYELAIRKRQKELDELSMSKSQFERAIKEKEREIERLKLQLDDEASRRSAAEAETSKVRTQLNQEINSLKQMYESEIHITKTTVLKTTQQKEEESTTLRLQMDRLTSEKRDLEEELRKVQLSFSHSEAARRKAEEDALQQRSSASEGSRCKRELETQIHLITRQKEEIETRHRVELADANRVAQEKAREITLLTQNLQDETRRRKAVEVENQSLRQSQAEILAKQTSSTEVINKLKISEQELLVVKREIEMQKNDKSKLEQNAARLQSRISELQSKVNELQAELEKEKRNSQDELTRRKRMETELEKVNQTCREYTTTISTLRVHQEKESASGRRYEQELRSSKDELQRIQKEYNVTVENLTRVNAELKALQQQLLREQALVREANQRNDSLYKTIEDKTRALNESTSEIEKLQNLTQNLTKERLRLEEELRSMRLERDDAKRSLSTIESESASRLSAIQFQLQTSNNRALELQELINELTKERESLRVEIAQIQKQFTETSMMIQRSDANYKEIVQERDSLLIKLKLSQQDKEKQQRYEEELRRIKLSLESETKQKQRLQDEVDRITKDFKYWKSQYDLKEGQIRQSEVDRDKVERDRASFLSEIQRLTAELRSVEERYKNRLHSSEKEISELSRRKESLEMELRRLQQRPVASCKHTQTDGVSKSEGTVQNITVQGLRGEVSLTELVDSNLLDQTDLDKINQGKLTGKDIEHRLRSYLGGSDCIAGIYDEAKDRVMPFYQAMKEGLIRRGTTLELLEAQAASGFIIDPVNNVCMTVEEAWRRALVGKEFKDKLLSAEKAVTGYKDPATGNIISLFQAIEKEIIEKGHGIRLLEAQIASGGIIDPKGSHRIDVEVAYRKGYFDREMNDILSYEGDDTKGFFDPNTHENLTYLDLKKRCITDPKTGLILLPLKDKQKPKQTTSQKNTLRKRRVVIVDPDTGKEMTVREAFHRELIDYDTFLELSEQECEWEEITIETSDGNKRLLVVDRKTGMQYDIQECLNRGIIDKQTFDKYRAGTMTLTEFAAMITSKSNSSELAICSSSPEDVATCSSPTQIAPSSPTVRKRFASVSITLSPPTDIFDDQSPVGAIFDTETLEKITIPEAQRRGIVDNITAQRLLEAQVCTGGIVNPSTGQRLSLNDAVQQSIIDEDMAAKLKPAQKAYAGFEDVKTKRRLSAAEAMKEKWLPYEAGQRFLEFQYLTGGLVDPETGRRVSIEESIRRGWLDGKGAQKLQDTRNYIKNLTCPKTKLKISYKEAMDNCMVEENNGMKILQATSMSTKGISSPYNVLSGPSSRTGSRAGSRTGSRSGSRRGSVDYTSSVSYSYISS